Genomic window (Limibacillus sp.):
CGGCGGCGGTCCTCCGGCGAGAGATCGCCGCGCAGCCGCGCGCCCAGAAGCACGTTTTCGCGCGCGCTGGCCCAGGGAAGCAGCAGGTCTTGCTGGGCCATATAGGAGAACCGACCCTGGAGCGGCAGGCCGTCGCTGTCGGCGACCTCGCCCTCGGCGGCCTCATCCAGGCCCGCGATCAGGCGAAGCAGGCTCGACTTGCCAACGCCCGAAGGACCGAGCAGGCAGGTGGTCCGGCCTGCTTCCAGGTCGAGATCCAGTCCGTCGAAGAGCGCCCGGCCGCCGAAGGCGAGGCGGGCGCTGCGCAATCTTAAAGAGGGGGGCGGAGAGGCGGTCATGGTCCGAGCAAGACTATTGCAAGCCGGCGCGGTTGCAAGCGCGGTTGCAAGCTTGCAGGTGCCGCCGGGAACGCTACCTTCTGAAGCCATGAGAGAAACCGCGTCCAGCAGGTATTATGACCCGCCGCCCGGCAGCTTTCCCGATCCGCGCCGGCGGCCGGTCATGATCGGGAGCGAGATATACCGCTCATCGAGCTATGGCAGCCGCCATCCATTAGCGATCCCGCGTGTCTCGACCGTCATCGACCTCTGTCGCGCCCTCGGTTGGCTCGACGACGGGAACTACATCGACAGCCCCCGCGCGACGCCCGCTGATCTGGGCCGCTTCCACGACCCGGCCTACATCGCGGCGGTGCAGGCGGTGGAGGAGACCCAGCAGGCCAACGATTTTCAAAAGCAACGCTACAATCTCGGGGTCGCCGGAAATCCGGTGTACCCGGAGGTATTCAGACGGCCTGCGACCGCGGCGGGCGCCTCCCTGCTGGCCGGGAAGCTGCTGCGCGAGGGCGGCGTCATCCACAGTCCGGCCGGCGGGACGCATCATGCGAGAGCGGATAGCGCCAGCGGCTTTTGTTATTTCAACGATCCCGTGCTGGCGGTTTGCAGCCTGCTCGACAACGGCTGCGAGCGGGTCTTCTACCTGGACGTCGACGCGCACCACGGGGACGGCGTGCAGATCGCCTTCGAGCAGGAACCGAGGGTCTTCACCCTGTCTGTCCACGAGGATGGACGCTGGCCCATGCAGGCGGGCCGGGCGCTCGGCGGCTTGCACGACCGGGGCGGAGGACAGGCGCGCAACCTTCCGGTGCCGCCCGGCTTCAACGACAGCGAGATGGCTTACCTGCTGGAAGGGGCGATTCTGCCGCTCATTGAGGAGTTCGCACCCGATGCGATTGTTCTGCAATGCGGCTGCGACGGCCTCGAGGACGACCCGCTGAGCCGCCTGGCGCTCTCCAATCTTGCGCTCTGGCAGGTGGTGCGAGCGGTCCGGCGGCTGTCGCCCCGTCTGCTGGTCCTGGGCGGCGGAGGCTACAATCCCTGGGCCGTGGGCCGGTGCTGGAGCGGGGTCTGGGCCCAGCTCAACGACCGCCCGGTTCCCGAACGTCTGCCCGAAGCGGCCGAGGCCCTCATGCGGGGTCTGACCTGGCGCCACAGCAAGGGCCGCAATCCCCCGGAGGAATGGTTCACGACGCTGGCCGACAGGCCCAAGGGCGGTCCGGTGCGCCCGGAGGTGAGGGGGCTGGCGCGGGAGGTTCTGGCGAGGTGATCCGGGCTTGCCCGGCGCCGCCCTGGTCGGGCAGTCTTGGGCCCATGAAGCTCTCACGCCGAATTTTTCTCTTTGCGATTTTTGCACTTTGGGCTCTGCCGCTGGCGGCGCAGCAGCCTGAGGACCGCCCGGCCTTCAACCGGGACCGGATCGTGGTGGAAACGCTCGAGGGAGAGCGCTTCGGTTTCCTCGTTGAGTTGGCCGTCACGCCCCGCCAGCAGGCCTTCGGTCTGATGCATCAGCGGGCCCTGCGACCCGATGAGGGCATGCTTTTCCTCAACGATCCGCCGCGCAAGGCCAGCTTCTGGATGAAGAACACCCTGATCCCGCTCGACATGCTTTTCGTGGCCGAGGACGGGACCATTGAAAAGATCGCCGAACGCGTGCCGCCGCGCAGCCTTGATACCGTCGAATCAGACGGTCCGGCGCGCGCCGTGCTGGAAATCAATGGCGGATTGAGCGAGCAGCTTGGCATCACGCCCGGCTCGAAGGTTCTCTACAAGGCGTTCGGAACGGGCCTGGAGCCATAGGGCTCCTGTTCCCGGGGGCGCTATCGGGGGCGCTCACGGGCGCGCTTCGGGGGCCGCCAAACGAGCACCCTTGCGCCTTCGGGCTCAAAAGCCTTAAAGAACAACTCTGACGGCTCGGGGAGTAGCTCAGCTTGGTAGAGTGCCTGCTTTGGGAGCAGGATGTCGCTGGTTCGAATCCAGTCTCCCCGACCACTTGCTTTCCCCCTTCTCGGCGGCGGTGGGCTGGAAAAGCGGCGCTGGCCGCCCAAGCTCACGTCCAGAAGCCTTATCCAGGAAAGCCGGTCAATTGCGTTTCATCACCCTCTGCATCGCCCTCCTTCTGCTCCTGCCGGCTTTGCCGGCGCGGGCGAACTTCCTGTGGCAGGAGTATGGGGACTGGTCCTACTTCCAAACCTCGGGCTGGTGGCTGAACTGCCAGATCATGACGACCGGCCCGCGAGGTTTCTCGATCAGCTTCAAGTCCCAGATCGACACCGAGAGCGGCGCTGCCGACAGCGAGTTCTTTCTCTATTCCAAAGACCTCTCCGGCATTGCCGGAGAACGCGGAAGCTTGCGGGTTTTTCTGGCCTTCGACGGAGCCGAGCCCCAAGAACTCACCCTGGACGTCGACCGCCCCACGAAAGCCAGCCTGGAGATCGGGCCCCAGTGGACGCTGATCAAGGAGTTCCTCTGGCGCGGCGAAGCCGTTCTTTACGAGGCTTCCGGCCGGAAGATCGACAGCTTTTCCCTGCACGGCGCGCAGCAGGGGATAGACCGCTGGCGGGCCTGTCTGGGCGGCGACAAGGTCTAAGCCCCTGGCTCCGTCCATATCTCCAGCGTTTTAGGGATATTTTAACCACCCTGGGGTTATCGTCATCCTGGAGGCGAGGGCCGACTGCCTGGCGGCCTTCGCTCAGTCTGGTTCGAGGAGGATACGATGTCCGGCAGGGAACAGATCTACGATTTCATGGTGCGCGAGGTCATGTCGCGCGGCGGAATCACCTTTGAGGTGGTCGACAAGGTTACCGGCGACACCCTCACCAAGGAGTACCACCGGGCTGGCAACGACCCCTATTACATGATCGCGGCGGTGTTTCTCATCTCTCATATCTTCATCTTCATTTGCCTGAAGATGGGCATGATCACGCCGGACATCGTCTTCTTCATCGAGATCGGCATCCTTATTCTGCTCACCATGATTTATCGGCTCTTGCGGAAGGACTCCCTTGTCTTTGAGACCACCCGCAGACGCTCGATCTTCGAGGTCATGCGTTTCCTGCGTCCGCGCAGCGAAGCGGAGAAGGAGCAGTACAACACCGACTGGGTTGATTGAGGGGCTTCGCGTCCCGCCCGCCGCGGCGCATCGGACCGCCGGACTTGCCTGAAAGCGCTCAAGCCCGTAAGTAGGAGGGACCGCGAAGCGTTCACCTCGACCGTCGCTTGATCGAGCAGAAGGCCAGACCATGCAGGTTCGTATCTACCAGCCGCCCAAGACCACCATGCAATCCGGCCGCGCGCGCAGCGACCGCTGGCTCCTGGAGTTCGAGCCCGGCGCAAAGCGCGAGATCGAACCGCTGATGGGCTGGACCTCGGCCAAGGAAACCCGCCACCAGGTCCGGCTCTGGTTCGACAGCCGCGAACAGGCGGTGGCCTACGCCGAAAAGCACGGCCTTATGTACAGCGTGGAAGAGCCCAAGACCCGCACCATCAAGCCCAAGGCCTACGCCGACAACTTCGCCTTCAGCAGACTGGGGCGCTGGACCCACTGACGGTCTAGCGCGGCCCCCTGTTTTCCAGCTTAACTCTCCAGCCTAACTCTCTGCCTGCCCAACAGCCTCAAAGCGCCCGTAGCTCAGCTGGATAGAGCACTCGCCTTCTAAGCGAGCGGTCGTAGGTTCGAATCCTACCGGGCGCGCCAAAGGCCCCCGCGAACCCTCACTCCGCCAGCGCGCCATCCTTCCAGGTCCGGAAGAAGCAGTTGTGGGCGCCGGTGTGGCAGGCGGGGCCGGTCTGGTCGACCAGGAGGAGCAGGGTGTCGCCGTCGCAGTCTACGCGCAGTTCGACCAGTTTCTGGACGTTCCCGGAGCTCTCTCCCTTACGCCAGAGCGCCTGGCGGGAGCGCGACCAGTAGGTCACCTGTCCCGTCTCCAGCGTTTCGGCGAGCGATTCGGCGCTCATCCAGGCCATCATCAGGATCTCGCCGCTGTCGTGCTGCTGGGCGATGGCGGGCACGAGCCCGCGGGCGTCGAAGGCGATCTCTGACGCCAGGGTTTCCGGCAGGCTGTAGCTTACGTCGGTCATGTCGCTCCACTCGCTTGGGTCAGCCGCTGGAATCCCGCTTCCAGATCGGCGATGAGATCGTCCGGGTCCTCCAGACCTATATGGTAGCGGATCAGGGGGCCCGGTGCCTCCCAACCGCCCGGCAGGCGATATTTCTCCGGATAGGCGGTGACGGCAAGGCTGGCGAAGCCGCCCCAACTGGCCCCGATCTCGAAAAGCTCGTAGCCGTCGATCATCGCGGCCACGGCGTCCTTGCCGTACGGCTCGGCGAGCACGGCGCCCAGCAACCCGGTCCCGCCTTCGAAGTCGCGCTGCCAAAGGGCGTGGCCCGGATCGCTTTCGAGCGGCGGATAGAGCACGCGTGCGACCTCCGGCCGCGCTTCCAGCCAGCGGGCGACCTTCAAGGCCGAAGCGCCGTGCTGCGCCAGGCGGGGCGCCAGGGAGCGCAGGCCGCGCAGCCCGAGGTAAGCCTCCTCAACGCCGCAGCAGTGTCCATGGTAGAGCGTCTCGTGCACCACCTGCGTCGCCACCTCGGGCGCCAGGGAGAGATAGCCGAGCATGATGTCCGCATGGCCCCCAATGTATTTGGTTCCGGCCTGAATGGAGACGTCCACGCCGAATTCGATGGGGCGGAAATAGACCGGCGTCGCCCAGGTGTTGTCGAAGGCCGTGCGGATGCCATGGCGCTTGGCGACCTCGACGAGGGCGGGGACATCCTGAACCTCGAAGGTCGCCGAGCCTGGCGATTCCATGTAGATGAGCTTGGTGTTCGGCCGGACCAGATCTTCGATGCCGGCGCCGATCAGCGGATCGTAGTAAGTGGTTTCGACCCCGTAGCGCTTTAGGACGCGGTCGCAAAAACGGCGGCCCGGAAAGTAGATGCTGTCGGTCACCAGGATATGGTCGCCCGCCTCCACGAAGACCTGGAGGGCCATGGTGACCGCAGCCAGACCGGAGGAGAGGGTGATGCTGTCGGCCGCACCCTCCAACTCGCTGATCGCTTCTTGAAAGGCGAAGTGGGTGCGCGTGCCGGAAACGCCGTAGCTGGCGCGGCCTGAACCGCGGGGCGGGCGCTTCTCATAGTCGCCGATGCTCTCGAACGCGATGGTGGAGGCCCTGTGCAGCGGAACGTTGAGCGAGCCGTCCCAGTCTTCGGGGTGCCGGCCGCTGCGCTGCAAGCGTGTTAGAAGGCGGTCACGGGTCTTTCGGGTCATCGCTTGTTCCTGCTAGTTGCCTTGCGGGCGGGCCGTTTCAGGCAATGCTAGCGACGCGCTCATGAGACACCGCTTAAGCAGCGCACGCCTGAATCCTATCCCTACAATCATGGCATAAGTCCTTGCTTCAAAAATAAAACTTGTTCACCGACTGAGCCATATTCGCGCGCCGGTCAAGCCTGTTGCCTTTCCCGTCCAACTATCGCATGGTTTGCTGTCGGTTTCGCAAGCGCCAGCCGCTGCCTTGGGGCTTTGGCGAGGAACCGGGTCTAACATCAATCAAGGCACTACAGGGAAGGTGAAAAACCATGCATCTCAAATCTATTCTGGCTGCTGGAGCCGGTCTTCTGATCAGCTCCGCCGTC
Coding sequences:
- the hisI gene encoding phosphoribosyl-AMP cyclohydrolase — its product is MTDVSYSLPETLASEIAFDARGLVPAIAQQHDSGEILMMAWMSAESLAETLETGQVTYWSRSRQALWRKGESSGNVQKLVELRVDCDGDTLLLLVDQTGPACHTGAHNCFFRTWKDGALAE
- a CDS encoding acetoin utilization protein AcuC; amino-acid sequence: MRETASSRYYDPPPGSFPDPRRRPVMIGSEIYRSSSYGSRHPLAIPRVSTVIDLCRALGWLDDGNYIDSPRATPADLGRFHDPAYIAAVQAVEETQQANDFQKQRYNLGVAGNPVYPEVFRRPATAAGASLLAGKLLREGGVIHSPAGGTHHARADSASGFCYFNDPVLAVCSLLDNGCERVFYLDVDAHHGDGVQIAFEQEPRVFTLSVHEDGRWPMQAGRALGGLHDRGGGQARNLPVPPGFNDSEMAYLLEGAILPLIEEFAPDAIVLQCGCDGLEDDPLSRLALSNLALWQVVRAVRRLSPRLLVLGGGGYNPWAVGRCWSGVWAQLNDRPVPERLPEAAEALMRGLTWRHSKGRNPPEEWFTTLADRPKGGPVRPEVRGLAREVLAR
- the metC gene encoding cystathionine beta-lyase, which encodes MTRKTRDRLLTRLQRSGRHPEDWDGSLNVPLHRASTIAFESIGDYEKRPPRGSGRASYGVSGTRTHFAFQEAISELEGAADSITLSSGLAAVTMALQVFVEAGDHILVTDSIYFPGRRFCDRVLKRYGVETTYYDPLIGAGIEDLVRPNTKLIYMESPGSATFEVQDVPALVEVAKRHGIRTAFDNTWATPVYFRPIEFGVDVSIQAGTKYIGGHADIMLGYLSLAPEVATQVVHETLYHGHCCGVEEAYLGLRGLRSLAPRLAQHGASALKVARWLEARPEVARVLYPPLESDPGHALWQRDFEGGTGLLGAVLAEPYGKDAVAAMIDGYELFEIGASWGGFASLAVTAYPEKYRLPGGWEAPGPLIRYHIGLEDPDDLIADLEAGFQRLTQASGAT
- a CDS encoding DUF192 domain-containing protein, producing MKLSRRIFLFAIFALWALPLAAQQPEDRPAFNRDRIVVETLEGERFGFLVELAVTPRQQAFGLMHQRALRPDEGMLFLNDPPRKASFWMKNTLIPLDMLFVAEDGTIEKIAERVPPRSLDTVESDGPARAVLEINGGLSEQLGITPGSKVLYKAFGTGLEP
- a CDS encoding ETC complex I subunit, giving the protein MQVRIYQPPKTTMQSGRARSDRWLLEFEPGAKREIEPLMGWTSAKETRHQVRLWFDSREQAVAYAEKHGLMYSVEEPKTRTIKPKAYADNFAFSRLGRWTH